In the Methanococcoides sp. LMO-2 genome, one interval contains:
- a CDS encoding peptidylprolyl isomerase translates to MKKAIIETNKGKIVLELFEKDAPKTVANFEKLIKQGFYNGLTFHRVIPNFVIQGGCPKGNGTGGPGYTIKCEINPRKHTKGALSMAHAGKNTGGSQFFITHSPQPHLDGVHTVFGKVIEGMDVVNKIKEDDVMTKLKVEEE, encoded by the coding sequence AAAGCAATTATTGAGACAAACAAAGGTAAGATCGTTCTGGAACTTTTCGAAAAGGATGCGCCAAAGACAGTTGCAAACTTCGAGAAGCTCATTAAACAGGGATTTTACAATGGCCTTACCTTCCACAGGGTAATACCAAACTTTGTCATCCAGGGAGGATGCCCTAAAGGAAATGGAACCGGTGGACCCGGATACACCATCAAGTGCGAAATAAATCCAAGAAAGCACACAAAAGGTGCACTTTCCATGGCGCATGCAGGAAAGAACACCGGTGGAAGTCAATTCTTCATCACACATTCCCCACAACCTCACCTTGACGGAGTACACACCGTTTTCGGAAAGGTCATCGAGGGCATGGATGTCGTCAACAAGATCAAAGAAGACGACGTAATGACAAAATTGAAAGTGGAAGAGGAGTAA
- a CDS encoding DUF1059 domain-containing protein translates to MKIIKCRDLGFNCDFMATGSAVEADGVKQKMMDHIIEKHLPEKEMSDEDIEDIASRIEILLSRGCGCGAL, encoded by the coding sequence GTGAAGATAATAAAATGCAGGGACCTGGGATTCAATTGTGACTTCATGGCAACAGGATCTGCAGTAGAAGCTGATGGCGTTAAACAGAAAATGATGGATCATATTATAGAAAAGCACCTGCCTGAGAAAGAGATGTCCGATGAGGACATTGAAGACATAGCCTCACGTATCGAGATACTGCTAAGCAGAGGTTGTGGATGCGGAGCCCTTTAA